In Tolypothrix sp. NIES-4075, the following proteins share a genomic window:
- a CDS encoding glycosyltransferase codes for MKIAFLVKYFPVLSETFILNQITGLISRGHKVDIYSYPTDDIDKVHPDVEKYDLLKHTHYYPRVPENYFLRLIKGLELVFRHFLKAPLVLMRSLNIFKYGKRAASLRLLYAIVPLLNTEAYDIIHCQFGMYGIDGMIYRDIGAIKGKLITSFRGYDISSYVKERGKDVYNELFALGDFFLANCEFFRQRAIKLGCDEKKIVVHGSGIDCNKFTFKTRYPHPDGKIRIATTGRLVEKKGIEYSIRAVAKLANIHPNIEYNIIGDGYLKEHLQQLIEELSVTKQVNLLGWKNQKEIIEILDKTHLFIAPSVTAEDGNQDAPVNTLKEAMAMGLPVIGTLHGGIPELVKDGISGFLVPERDVDAISEKLSYFIQHPEIWEQMGSSGRAYVEKHYDINKLNDELVEIYQLVAKNNSQQTSDRNKFASYSNSTPWYSRINRT; via the coding sequence ATGAAAATCGCCTTTTTAGTCAAGTATTTTCCAGTTTTATCAGAGACGTTCATTCTTAATCAAATTACAGGTTTGATTTCGCGTGGACACAAAGTTGATATTTATAGTTATCCAACAGATGATATTGATAAAGTGCATCCTGATGTAGAAAAATATGACTTACTAAAACACACTCATTATTACCCGCGTGTTCCCGAAAATTACTTTTTGCGCTTGATAAAAGGTCTAGAATTAGTATTTAGGCATTTTTTGAAAGCTCCTTTAGTGTTGATGCGATCGCTTAACATTTTCAAATATGGCAAACGAGCTGCTTCACTGAGGTTATTGTATGCGATCGTACCCTTATTAAACACCGAAGCATACGATATTATTCATTGCCAATTTGGGATGTACGGAATTGATGGAATGATTTACCGTGATATTGGTGCCATCAAAGGAAAGTTAATTACTTCATTTCGTGGTTACGATATCAGTTCGTATGTAAAAGAGCGCGGTAAAGACGTTTACAACGAATTATTTGCCCTCGGAGATTTTTTTCTAGCAAACTGCGAATTTTTTAGACAACGAGCCATTAAACTTGGTTGTGATGAAAAAAAAATCGTCGTACATGGTTCGGGAATAGATTGCAATAAATTTACATTTAAAACACGATATCCCCACCCCGACGGCAAAATTCGCATAGCCACAACAGGTAGACTTGTCGAAAAAAAAGGTATAGAATACAGCATTCGCGCCGTCGCCAAACTAGCAAATATTCATCCAAACATAGAATATAATATTATCGGCGATGGATATTTGAAAGAACACTTACAGCAGCTTATCGAAGAACTGAGTGTTACCAAGCAAGTCAATTTACTTGGTTGGAAAAACCAAAAAGAAATTATTGAAATTTTAGATAAAACCCATCTATTTATCGCTCCAAGCGTAACCGCTGAAGATGGAAACCAAGATGCACCCGTCAACACATTAAAAGAAGCAATGGCAATGGGTTTACCAGTGATAGGAACTCTACACGGTGGTATTCCCGAATTGGTAAAAGATGGAATTTCTGGTTTTCTTGTACCAGAAAGAGACGTTGATGCTATATCTGAAAAATTAAGCTATTTCATTCAGCATCCAGAAATTTGGGAACAAATGGGTTCATCTGGTCGTGCTTATGTAGAAAAGCACTACGATATCAACAAGCTTAATGATGAATTAGTAGAAATTTATCAACTAGTAGCGAAAAATAATTCACAACAAACAAGCGATCGCAATAAATTTGCCAGTTATAGTAACTCTACACCCTGGTATTCCCGAATTAATAGAACATAA